CTTGTTTGTTCAGCAGaccttccctgggccctgctgtgtgccaggcaccctgaGAGATGCTGAATTTGGGTCTGAGTGAGGCCGCAGCTCTGGCCCAACCCTAGAGGAAGGGGCCAAAGGAAAGGGACCACAGAGAGGGGCCTTGTTGGCATGGGCCTGCAGGTGGCCAGAAACCCCAGGGCAGGGCCGGGAGCGTGTGCGTGGTCAGGGCTACTCTGGGGTCTTGATGCTTTTGGTTTTCCTTGGGTTTTAGTAAAGTTCCTCTTGAAAATTCCAGCCTATCTCAGCTCTGCTGAGGGAAGAACTCTTGCTTGTTTTTTACCCAAATCTCActcagagggaaagggaaggcGTGTGTTATCTTGAGGCCCATAGAGTGGCTCCATTCCAAGTACACGAAAGGATTCTGTCACTCCAGCTAGTCGTTGGCCCTCGCTGGCTCTCAGCTCATTGCTCACCTGGCCCGTTGCCCGGGCAATGGTCCCCCAACCCCAACACTCAGCCTGGTACTCTGATGTCTGTGGAGAGTCTCCCTGATGACTTTACGGCTGAGTTTCTAGTGGTCTCCCAGCACTTTTCCCCCAGTTCACATCCTCTCATCCCTCTAGTTCCCTAAAAGCAAGTGCAGCCTTGCCATCCTGGAATGTTCTTTCATcttcttattctctctctttttttttttaagtaaatcatCTTCTAATTGGTTGTAATTGTTGTCTGCTTCCTTGAGGGAGAAGGGTCACAGCAGGTGTTTTGAGAAATGCAACTTACAAGTAATGATTTATAAGGAAAAAACCTGGTAGGATAAAAACAAGTTTGGAAAATTCCTTTTGTGCTAGGAATTAAAAGATGCCAAGCAAGTCTGCACAGAGATGTTTGCATTTAGCTTCTCTGTGGCTGGCAGTGTCTGGAGTCCCAGGGGCCTGCTCCTGCTCCCATTTGAGCCACCCAGTGCCCTGGAAATGATGGCAGCCAGACGCCCCATGCAGAAGCCCACTGCCAACCTCAGCCTTCTCTCCGTCCCTCCTCCTCTAGGACCTCTTCTCAGCCCTAATCAAGGGCCCCACTCGCACCCCCTACGAGGATGGCCTCTACCTATTTGACATCCAGCTCCCCAACATCTACCCGGCTGTGCCCCCCCACTTCTGCTACCTCTCCCAGTGCAGTGGCCGCCTGAACCCCAACCTGTATGACAATGGGAAGGTGTGCGTCAGCCTCTTGGGCACCTGGATTGGAAAGGTGGGTATGGTGCCGGCACCCGGTCGGCGTGTGGGAGGGCTGCTCTGGGTAGGTGTCTGGGACACAGTTGATGGAtcgcactgtgtgtgtgtgtgtgtgtgtgtgtttcaggggACAGAGAGGTGGACAAGCAAATCCAGCCTCCTCCAGGTGCTCATCTCCATCCAAGGTACGGTGGGCGGGGCCAGGGCTGCTGGAGGGCACAGTGACTCTGGCTTTTGCGTCCCCCACCTCCTGTCTGCAGCTCTGGCCTCCCCTTGGGGGTTGAAGTCAGACTGGCCCTCACGGGCTTCTCCTCCCGCAGGTCTAATCCTGGTGAATGAACCGTACTACAATGAAGCCGGCTTTGACAGCGACCGAGGCCTACAGGAGGGCTATGAGAACAGTCGCTGCTACAACGAGATGGCGCTCATCCGCGTGGTGCAGTCCATGACCCAGCTGGTGCGGCGGCCGCCTGAGGTCTTCGAGCAGGAGATCCGGCAGCACTTCAGTACTGGTGGCTGGCGGCTGGTGAACCGCATTGAGTCCTGGCTGGAAACCCACGCCCTGCTGGAGAGGGCCCAGGCGCTGCCCAACGGGCTTCCCAAGGACAGCAGCTCTCCAGAGCCGCCTTCCGTGGCCGAGCTCTCAGACTACGGCCGAGAAGAAGCTGAGGACGGAGGGCTGGCCCCCGGAGAGGCCTCCCAGGGCTCAGACTCAGAGGGCGGCGCGCAGGGCCCGGCCTCAGCCAGCAGGGACCGCACAGACCAGGCTTCGGAGACAGCGCCTGACGCCTCGGTGCCACCCAGTGTCAAACCAAAGAAGCGGAGAAAGAGCTACCGGAGCTTCTTGCCTGAGAAGAGTGGCTACCCTGACATCGGCTTCCCTCTTTTCCCGCTTTCTAAGGGTTTCATCAAGAGCATCCGGGGGGTCCTGATGCAGTTCCGGGCCGCTCTGATGGAGGCGGGCATGCCCGAGAGCACAGAGGACAAGTAGCCgccagccctggaggaaggagcaTTGCCGTGGGGAGAGGCCAGCTGCTGCCTGCTCACTCCCTTCCCTGTaacctcccctcttcccttttcctcctctgccccAGTGCAAGCCCCGCCCACTGCCCTCTTCTTCCCAAGGTGAGTTTGATGCTGAAGTGCAGGAAGTTTCTTGAGATGCTGCCATTTCTATTCCGAAGCAATCTTCCAATAGGCAGGTCCCCTGTGGCAAAGAAAATCTGAACCCTGTTGCTGATTTTCCACTTGTCACCCCAGGCAGAATGTCCCAGCACTTCCTCCCTCGCCATCTCCACCTCAGGTCGGAGGTGGGGTTTTCCTGGAGGCTGATGCGAGAGAACTCGGGGCCCAGGTGTGTGTGGACCTGCGGGACCAGACTTGGGGGACGAGTGGACGTGCCTTGCATGAATTGTGGGTTGCTTCGGCAGTTCCCCGGTCCCCTTTGTCCTCTCCAGTCCCACTGTCGCTTCCGAGTGTCCCAGGCCCTCCTGCTGCCACCACCAACCACGTCCTTCCTCGTCTCCCAGCACCAACACTCTCCCTTGGGAGTTGTAGCTGCTGTCACCGACTCCTGGCTCTGCTCTGGCCCGTTTACACAGAGAGCCTTCAGGCCTGTTGAACTTGCTCTCTAAGAGAGGTTGGGACCAGGCTGGGTTCAGGGCAACCCCCGGGAGAGGTGGTGGCCCTCATATGCTGACATGGAGTGAGGACCAGGGAGCTGCTGGGAGAGAAACAGCTGTAGGTGCCTTGCTCTTCCTGTCCCACAGGGCCGGGGGCATGGCAGTTCTGGCTTTAAGTCCTCGCCCGTCTGCTCCCCCGGCTCAGCCCCATCCCGGGGTTCCAGGAGGTGGGAGCAGCAGCACAGATAAGGCCAGGGCTAGTGCGAGGGCCTCTCCCATAGACTGTGCCCCTCCCGCTATCAAATGCTAAAGCTGGGAGGCCGGATGTGGCTCACTGAACGCCCAGCAAGCCAGCCCTCTCTCCCAGGACGAGGCCTGTCAGCCCTTTGCTTACAAACTGCAGACTCGGATGCGGGAGAGCGGTGGCCGGCAGGGTTCTCCCGCGCAGGGGTGGGCCCAGAGGTTTACAAGTTTTCTAAGCGTTTGATAATGTGAAGCTCCAGTTGAAGAGGATGCTGTCGAGCACATTGCAGCTATGTAATTTTTGGTGTATGTATGTAATATTTAaggttgaaagaaaataaatctcaaaagcaaAGATATTAACTCTtactagaaaataaaagacaaactaAGAAGCCAAAGCATGACGCGTCTTGTCCGCCTTACGCTGGCTCCACACCTGAGCTGCCGCAACCACGCGGCCAGCAGCAGCGCGGGGAAGGACGGGGCGGGACCGCGGGCTGCGGGGTTCGGAGCCCAGAGTCGGTACCTTGTTTGAGGATCACCCAGAGTGACTGGAGGGGTGCTTCCCGGTGCGTGGTTCATGTGGAGATGTGAATGCCTGCTGCTTAAGATATCTGTATAAAGTGCTGTgtgattaaactttttttttacttgcatttttttttgtttggctcATTACAATGTACAAAAAGGACAAGGTGGCACCATTAAACCTGCCTCTGCCATTCACCTGGGCTCTGTTGCCTTTCTTCCCCTCGGGGGCACGTCACACACCCTCCCCAGGGGAAGGAAAGATCCCTGTCCCTGGGGAGGCTCGAGGCAGCGGTACCTTCCCCACCTAGCCTGCTTCCGAGCCTCCCTGTCTGCTGTCAGAGGACTCGCAGGGGCCGGGAGATGAGGGTCAGTGGGTCAGTGGGTCTCGCCTCTGAGCAGGGCCTGTGTCCTGTCCCTCAAGAGCCACCTTTCAGCAACGGGTCAGCCAGGTCAGCGGCGGCTGTGGTCGCCAGGGGCCTGTGTCTGACCAGTTCCGCCAGTTCAGCTCCTTCCAGATGCTGGGGGAGCTGACTTGGCAGCACCTGGCCTGGGCTTGAAGCCAAAAGGGTTCCTCACTTTGGGCGGCTGGTATCTGCCCCTCCCTGCTGCTTCCTTTTAACCCCTGCCCACCACTCCCCCTCAAGGACGGgctggaggggggcaggggaggctgggggagccCTAGAGCCCTCCCTGGAGGGATGACAGACTCAGACTCCTGTAAAAAGGAGACAGCTGCCTGCCATTTTGACTTCTGTGGCTCCTTGCCAATTTTCCCCAATGCCTCTCTGACTTGGAGACGGTTTCCCTTTCCGCTGAGACTCACTGGCTGCATGGCTCTAGGCAAGACATACTCACCCTGAACCCCACCCTTCCCACTTGTGCAAAGAGGCAGTTGACTCCAGGCCAGATGTGATATAATCATCACTGGGGCAGGGCCCCACCCCCTGCAAAAGCAGCCTGGACCAGCCCTGGTGCTGTGCCCACCACCAAAATGACTCTTCCCAGGGGCCACTACCATGCGTTGCCAATCCGGAGGGACCACTGGGCATCGTGTTAATTCTAGAGCAGAAGTAAGACCCcactctccccccaacccctagGATAAGACCAGTAGGCTGGGAATGTCACTTTATTTGGATTTGATTCAGGGGGTGGGGCTCCCAGAACAAAACAGAGTGGCTTCCACACTCCTGGCCCAGCACCTCATTCTGGCCTTCGGTGGGTAGAGCCTGTCCTTCCCACCTTCTCCAggagccttcctcctcctcctgaccGGCCACGTGAGCTGTGGACGAGCCCTCCAGTCCTgggggagggagcgagggaggggcCTGAGCTCAGAGTAAACCGAGTAGACAGACGAAGGCACGGCAAGGCCCACAGAGTCATAAGTGTTCAGCTGGAGGTGGCCTCTGCTGAGGCGTCCGGCTGGCTGAGGGCTGTGGCTCCAGAGAAGGTGGGGCCTCCCTGCAGCCACTGACCATCCAGAAGTAGTCTGGGTGCACCTGGCCCTGCACAGCCTCGCTGATCATCAATTCCCCATCCACAGCAAACACGCCCTTCCCATCCTTCGGTTCCAGGCGGAAAGCAACCACAGGCACGTACACCAAGTGGGGACAGTTGCACTCCATGTGCTTGCCTTTCTCCATGGCCAGGAAGAGGCGCAGCAGCGTGGCCCGAGACACGCCTGCCCGCACATAGAACAGATGCATAGCACCAGCCGCACAGCGGCCCATGGGGGCAGTAAACATCTCACTGCCCAGGTGCGAGTGCAGCAGCGCCAGCACCAGCACAAAGTCCTGCTCCGGCACCACCGTCCAGTGGGAGGGCACTGGCTCCCCCAGGGGCACCAGGTAGGTGTCTACAGGGCCCTGCTGGGCCTGCTGGGCATGAGCGGGGCAGGGGGGCATCTTGGAGTCCACCGTTTCTACAGGGAGGTAGGCCAGGCAGCCCTGGTAGGTGCGCAGGGCCACCAGGCGCAGGAACGTGCCCAGAGTGAAGCGCCTCTCACCCAGGCGCCGAAACTTCTCACTCTCCAGATCCACGTCAGCGATGAAACCCCAGGCCAGGCTGAGCACGGAGAAGAGGCGCTGCCCAGAGGCTGTCTGCAGGGACAGCAGATCCATGGGCGCCAGCAGCCGGCGGCACAGCAGCCGCGTGCAGTTGGTCAGGAGGTCTTCATTAGTCACCTGCTCGTAGCTGCAGGGAGAAAAGtcaggtggggagggcaggagcccTCACAcgtcctccccttcctcctcctggggAGTCGGGGCAGGCGAAGGGACACTGACTCCCTAGGGAGCTGGCAGGAGCCACACATGGAGCAGGTGGAGGCAGCCAGCTGGAGTCACTGACAGAGGGCCCCAGAGCGGGGGGCCGAGGCTCCAGAGGAGAAGGGATGGAAGTTACCCCTACACATGGGAACTCAGAAAAGGAAGCCTGGCGGTAGGGTGGCCCTGAGGGGAGACTGAGGTCCACTCTGGCCCTGGGCTCTCACCCTGCGTAATGGTTCACAGAAGCAGCCAGTGCATTTCCAGAGCCGCCTGGGAGGCTGCACAGGGGCTTCTGGATGGCGATCTCCCAGTCAGGCCGGTCCATGAGCCCGTTCACCACCTGTTGGAGCACAGGTGGCCTCAGCCTGGGAAGCACCCCGCCCCGACGATCCAGGCCCAGCCTCCCGGTGCGGGCCTCACCTCATGCATCAGCCCATCTCCAGACATGACCACCAGCGCGTCCCAGCGTCTCAGGTCCTCAGCCCGCACCAGCTCCCGGGCGTGGTTCCTCCGCTCTGCCGAGAGAGCGCAGCTTTCAAGGtgagggttggggttggggggttCCCTGGCTGGGGATGCTCCCTGCACCCCTTCGGAGAGACACTCACCAGTGAGCATCAGCGTGAAGGAGACATCGGCCTGGGCCAGCAGGGGCTGCACGTGGCTCCGGAAGAGCTGCAGGGCCTTGCCCTTGCCCCCGCGCGGATTTAACAGCACCAGCACCCGGCAGGGCCTCGGGAGCCGGGTCCGGGAGCCGCCCGCTGTAAAGACAAACCCGAACCGGCCACTAGGGGACCGACGATCGCAACAGGGGCCCTGGGGGGGAAAAGCGGCGCCTGAAACCCACGGGTAACCGATCCAACAGAGTCTGAGCAGAGGGATCGGCCTCCAGCCGGGAACCCCAGCGCAAGCATCGCGCTCCTCACCCGGCCAGCTTGGCTTGGCCCAGGCTCGGCCAGCTTCTGGTCTCGTCCGGAGAAAACGCTTCTCTCGAGCGTCCCCAGCCTCTTTTGTTCCGCTGATTCTGGCCAACCTTCCTcgccagggagggaagggatcCCCCTACACAGGCCTTCCCCGCCAGGCCCCCACAAACCTGCATCCATAACCTCGACTCGTGGTCCCCGCTGCCAGGGCGTCCCCGGCGCTGTCGGGGCGCTGTTCGCGGCGGCGGCTCCTGCCTTCAGCTCCTTATCGGTGCTGCCCAGGCGGGCGTCGCGGTGCCGGCTGTGGGGCTCGCCCTCCCCGCCCGGAGCCCGGGCTCTGGGGGCACGCGCGTCATTCCCTGCGATGGCCGGATCTGAGGGAGAGGAGACAGCGCTGGTGGAGTCCGGAGAGGTCCCCTGAAGAGGGGGGCGCCCCGTTAGGTCCTGGGACCATGCGCGGGGAGCCGCGCGCTCCGGCATCGCCTAGTTCTCCGAGAGGTCCAGAGAGCCGAGGTCCAGTACCACCAAGGGTGCTCCCTCCCTAGAACTgagaccccacccccagaggCAAAGGGTCTCTTCCTGGGGGGCTTTCTTTTCTGGCGCCTCGGGCTCCGGCCCGACGATGAGTCAGAGCCCCGTGGCTCTCTTGGTGGAATCAGGTCCTCACCCCCTCGGGGCTGCCAGGGGGAGGGGAGTCCAGTTACGTAAAAATCCCAGAACGCGAGTAGACATCGCAGGACGCGAAGTTCGGGGCGAGAGCCCCCCGCCCCGAAACAGCCGGGTCGCCGGGTCCTCTACCCTGGGCTCCGGAGCGGCCGGGGTGGCCGCGCGCGCCTCCAAGGGCCGGGCTCGGAGCAGCGCCGCAGTCGCGCAAGGGCTGAGCCGGAGCCCAGCCGCCAGCCGCCGCCGCCCTCAGCCAGAGCCGAGCGGGCGCGGAGGCCAGGCGGTGCACGGCAGTTCCCCCGGCCGCCCGGGAGCCACGAACGCGAGAGGGCAGGGCGGGCGGCCAGCCCTTACCCAGTCGGTCCGCTTTGCTGGGGAAGCGCCACCTCCGTTCCCCACGGTGGCCTCGGACTGAACGCAGCCCTTCCCGGGC
The DNA window shown above is from Hippopotamus amphibius kiboko isolate mHipAmp2 chromosome 17, mHipAmp2.hap2, whole genome shotgun sequence and carries:
- the SPHK1 gene encoding sphingosine kinase 1 isoform X1 codes for the protein MDAAGGSRTRLPRPCRVLVLLNPRGGKGKALQLFRSHVQPLLAQADVSFTLMLTERRNHARELVRAEDLRRWDALVVMSGDGLMHEVVNGLMDRPDWEIAIQKPLCSLPGGSGNALAASVNHYAGYEQVTNEDLLTNCTRLLCRRLLAPMDLLSLQTASGQRLFSVLSLAWGFIADVDLESEKFRRLGERRFTLGTFLRLVALRTYQGCLAYLPVETVDSKMPPCPAHAQQAQQGPVDTYLVPLGEPVPSHWTVVPEQDFVLVLALLHSHLGSEMFTAPMGRCAAGAMHLFYVRAGVSRATLLRLFLAMEKGKHMECNCPHLVYVPVVAFRLEPKDGKGVFAVDGELMISEAVQGQVHPDYFWMVSGCREAPPSLEPQPSASRTPQQRPPPAEHL
- the SPHK1 gene encoding sphingosine kinase 1 isoform X2, with the protein product MSTRVLGFLRNWTPLPLAAPRGAVSSPSDPAIAGNDARAPRARAPGGEGEPHSRHRDARLGSTDKELKAGAAAANSAPTAPGTPWQRGPRVEVMDAAGGSRTRLPRPCRVLVLLNPRGGKGKALQLFRSHVQPLLAQADVSFTLMLTERRNHARELVRAEDLRRWDALVVMSGDGLMHEVVNGLMDRPDWEIAIQKPLCSLPGGSGNALAASVNHYAGYEQVTNEDLLTNCTRLLCRRLLAPMDLLSLQTASGQRLFSVLSLAWGFIADVDLESEKFRRLGERRFTLGTFLRLVALRTYQGCLAYLPVETVDSKMPPCPAHAQQAQQGPVDTYLVPLGEPVPSHWTVVPEQDFVLVLALLHSHLGSEMFTAPMGRCAAGAMHLFYVRAGVSRATLLRLFLAMEKGKHMECNCPHLVYVPVVAFRLEPKDGKGVFAVDGELMISEAVQGQVHPDYFWMVSGCREAPPSLEPQPSASRTPQQRPPPAEHL